The Coffea eugenioides isolate CCC68of chromosome 8, Ceug_1.0, whole genome shotgun sequence genome has a segment encoding these proteins:
- the LOC113781746 gene encoding cis-abienol synthase, chloroplastic-like isoform X1 produces MLLSPGVTFTSLREHKIRNFRHASGSRDSKDGFPERSMPRCCLDVSLKAEGSMAGIKEMFGRKINLSVSAYDTAWVAMVPSRDTPKVPCFPECLDWIMENQHQDGSWGLLPGHPLLVKDKLSCTIACVIALRKWRVGKQSVQRGLNFIGSHGWAATDTDQLCPIGFGILFPAMIKEAIELGLDVPLDPVLVDHMTINQTSVLESFIGKEAILASVAEGVGESCFWEAVKNQKRSNGSLVNSPSTTAAALLYHHDKQSYEYLCLVLKEYSSGVPVAHPTELYARLCMVDALQRLGVQRYFRHEMESVLKDADRHWQLKSEEIFLDITCCALGFRLLRTHGYEVSSDELARLVDQHKFSEASGMQFMSLVSILELHKASCLMMHESEVALEQIHTLTTSYLTQQLSNEGILDETLSKEVEYALKNENGTLDRIQSRQSIHLYREDKFDILKTSYRYPNLYSKDLLTFSLYDFNYCQAHHKAELRQLERWYKGNRLDQLKDTRQVLHTAYFLITADVFNPELTEARAAYAENIILGTIVDDLFDNFAPREELLNIIDLVKKWDEPSAGDYYSNRVEIFYSALYKTLNEIGAKVVMQQGRCIKNHLVSTWLKMLEGMMSELDWWEDGVTPTIDEYLAAACETINARVCILPTIFLLGIKLPDDIIDGKEYSSLLQHVSIVARLLNDLQTYKKELIESKPNCIQQLLLKDNGVISEEEALTKTKEMIETSRRKLLQMVLQTKGSSIPRVCKDVFWTTSKIAHFLYSFRDEFSSPKEMINHINQVIYEPLILPQNMG; encoded by the exons ATGTTGCTCAGCCCCGGAGTCACTTTCACATCCCTCCGTGAAcacaaaatcagaaatttcagaCATGCATCCGGCAGTAGGGATTCTAAAG ATGGATTCCCTGAAAGATCAATGCCCAGATGCTGCCTTGACGTTTCATTG AAAGCAGAAGGGTCAATGGCAGGGATTAAGGAAATGTTCGGGAGAAAGATTAATTTGTCAGTGTCTGCATATGACACAGCTTGGGTGGCAATGGTGCCTTCTCGGGACACCCCAAAAGTGCCCTGTTTCCCTGAATGTTTGGATTGGATCATGGAAAATCAGCACCAAGATGGTTCATGGGGTTTGCTTCCTGGACATCCATTACTGGTAAAAGACAAACTTTCTTGCACAATTGCATGCGTGATTGCTCTCAGAAAGTGGAGAGTTGGAAAGCAATCGGTACAAAGAG GCCTCAACTTTATTGGGTCACACGGTTGGGCTGCAACAGATACGGATCAGCTGTGTCCAATTGGATTTGGTATTCTGTTTCCTGCCATGATCAAGGAAGCAATAGAACTAGGCTTGGATGTGCCCCTAGATCCAGTTTTGGTAGATCATATGACTATAAACCAAACTTCAGTCCTTGAGAG TTTTATTGGTAAAGAGGCAATTTTGGCATCTGTTGCTGAAGGGGTTGGAGAATCATGTTTCTGGGAAGCGGTTAAGAACCAGAAAAGGAGTAATGGGTCGTTGGTCAATTCACCATCCACTACTGCTGCTGCTTTGCTTTACCATCATGATAAACAATCCTACGAGTACTTGTGCTTAGTCTTGAAAGAATATAGTAGTGGAG TTCCTGTAGCACATCCCACAGAACTTTATGCTCGTCTCTGCATGGTTGATGCACTTCAACGTTTAGGAGTACAGAGATATTTCAGGCATGAGATGGAAAGTGTTTTAAAAGATGCAGACAG GCATTGGCAGCTGAAGTCTGAAGAGATATTTTTGGACATCACCTGCTGTGCTTTGGGATTTCGACTTCTGCGGACACATGGTTACGAAGTTTCATCAG ATGAGTTAGCAAGACTTGTTGATCAACATAAATTCTCTGAGGCATCAGGCATGCAATTTATGAGTTTAGTTTCCATTCTTGAGCTTCATAAGGCCTCCTGCCTGATGATGCATGAGAGTGAAGTTGCTCTTGAACAAATACACACCTTGACAACCTCTTATCTGACGCAACAATTGTCCAATGAGGGTATTCTTGATGAAACATTAAGTAAGGAG GTGGAGTATGCACTCAAGAATGAAAATGGCACACTAGACCGCATACAAAGTAGGCAAAGCATACATCTCTACAGAGAAGATAAATTTGACATTCTCAAAACATCTTATAG GTACCCAAACTTATATAGTAAAGATTTGCTTACCTTCTCATTATATGATTTCAACTACTGTCAAGCCCACCACAAAGCAGAACTTCGACAGCTTGAGAG ATGGTACAAGGGAAACAGACTAGATCAATTGAAGGATACCAGACAAGTTCTACATACTGCTTATTTCCTTATTACAGCTGATGTTTTCAACCCAGAACTCACAGAAGCTCGAGCTGCATATGCTGAAAACATCATATTAGGAACTATcgtggatgatttatttgataattttgctcCCAGAGAGGAATTACTCAATATCATCGACTTGGTGAAGAA GTGGGATGAACCCTCAGCTGGTGATTACTACTCCAACCGAGTGGAAATCTTTTACTCGGCACTTTATAAGACATTAAATGAAATTGGAGCAAAAGTTGTGATGCAGCAAGGTcgatgcatcaagaatcatctagtTAGTACG TGGCTAAAAATGCTGGAGGGTATGATGAGTGAGCTAGATTGGTGGGAAGATGGGGTAACACCCACAATAGATGAATATTTAGCAGCTGCATGTGAAACTATCAATGCCAGGGTCTGTATTCTTCCAACAATATTTCTGCTTGGGATAAAGTTGCCAGATGACATAATAGACGGTAAAGAATACAGTAGTCTACTCCAGCATGTCAGTATTGTCGCTAGACTTCTTAATGATCTTCAAACCTACAAG AAGGAACTTATAGAAAGCAAACCAAACTGCATTCAACAGCTTCTACTTAAAGATAATGGGGTCATTAGCGAGGAAGAGGCTTTAACAAAGACGAAGGAAATGATAGAGACTAGTCGAAGAAAGCTGCTACAGATG GTTCTTCAAACCAAGGGAAGCTCAATTCCTAGAGTATGCAAGGATGTCTTCTGGACAACAAGCAAGATTGCTCATTTTCTATACTCTTTTAGGGATGAGTTCAGCTCCCCCAAGGAAATGATTAATCatataaatcaagtaatttacGAGCCTCTTATTCTTCCCCAGAACATGGGCTAA
- the LOC113781091 gene encoding premnaspirodiene oxygenase-like isoform X2, protein MELPFNFIALFLLVAFISTLIKQRNGSKAAQKLPPSPWKLPLIGNLHHLIGCPPHHALRNLSEKHGPLMHFQLDRAEFLATKILCYDYGDVASAPYGDYWRQMRKICAQELLSPKSVRSFGCIRQDEALNLISSIKTLAGAGKIVNLKEKLASYTSSMVCRAAFGKVSKDDHKAFLQLVMEALPLSSAFEISDLFPSLKILHPFFSAKTKLMKVHHKMDVILDKIIDQHIDNLARTKMTMGESGHEDLTDVLLRVKESGDLQFPITKNNVKAVLFDMFLGGTETSSTTLEWAMSELMKNPNVMTKVQNEIRKAFTGKKTIEENETQQLQYLKLVIKETLRLHPPAPLSVPKQCREQCEIDGYSIPVKTRLFVNTWAIARDPEYWDDPESFKPERFENSSIDFTGNHFELLPFGSGRRICPGISFGIANVELPLTLLLYHFDWRLPNGLSPDDLDMIESVGIATTRKNDLCLLATLYDP, encoded by the exons ATGGAACTTCCCTTCAACTTCATTGCTCTCTTTCTTTTGGTAGCCTTCATTTCAACTTTAATCAAGCAAAGGAATGGATCCAAAGCAGCCCAAAAGCTGCCTCCATCTCCATGGAAGCTACCCTTAATTGGAAACTTGCATCATTTGATAGGTTGCCCACCCCATCATGCTCTCAGAAATTTATCTGAAAAACATGgacctctaatgcactttcagCTCG ATCGAGCTGAATTTCTAGCAACCAAGATACTGTGCTATGACTATGGAGATGTTGCTTCTGCTCCATATGGTGACTACTGGAGACAAATGCGCAAAATTTGTGCACAGGAACTCCTGAGTCCAAAAAGTGTTCGATCGTTTGGTTGTATTCGTCAAGATGAGGCTTTGAACCTTATTTCATCGATCAAGACTCTGGCTGGTGCCGGAAAAATTGTCAATCTAAAAGAGAAACTGGCCTCATACACGAGCTCCATGGTTTGCAGAGCAGCATTTGGGAAAGTCAGCAAGGACGACCACAAAGCGTTCTTACAGTTAGTTATGGAAGCACTGCCCCTTTCAAGTGCTTTTGAAATATCTGATTTGTTTCCTTCCCTCAAGATTCTTCATCCCTTCTTTTCAGCCAAAACAAAGTTGATGAAGGTCCACCATAAGATGGATGTCATTTTGGACAAAATTATTGATCAACATATTGACAACCTAGCAAGAACAAAGATGACGATGGGCGAATCCGGCCACGAAGATCTAACTGATGTTCTACTAAGAGTTAAAGAAAGTGGTGACCTTCAATTTCCAATTACCAAAAACAATGTCAAAGCAGTCCTATTT GACATGTTTTTAGGGGGGACCGAAACTTCGTCCACTACATTGGAGTGGGCGATGTCCGAGCTGATGAAAAATCCAAATGTGATGACCAAGGTTCAGAATGAAATAAGGAAAGCTTTTACGGGAAAGAAGACCATTGAAGAAAATGAGACACAGCAGTTGCAATACTTAAAGCTAGTGATCAAAGAAACTTTGAGGTTACATCCTCCTGCCCCTTTATCAGTTCCCAAACAATGCAGGGAGCAATGTGAAATAGATGGATATAGCATCCCCGTGAAAACAAGGCTGTTTGTTAATACTTGGGCAATCGCAAGAGATCCTGAATATTGGGATGATCCAGAGAGTTTCAAGCCAGAGAGATTCGAAAACAGTTCAATTGATTTCACAGGAAATCACTTTGAACTTTTACCATTTGGTTCAGGAAGAAGGATTTGCCCGGGAATATCATTTGGTATAGCCAATGTTGAGCTTCCTTTAACTCTTTTGCTCTATCATTTTGACTGGAGGCTCCCAAATGGCCTGAGCCCTGATGACTTAGACATGATAGAGAGCGTTGGAATTGCTACAACTAGGAAAAATGACCTTTGCTTGCTGGCCACTCTATATGATCCTTAA
- the LOC113780526 gene encoding (S)-N-methylcoclaurine 3'-hydroxylase-like protein produces the protein MVGDYYLLLPIFLLPLLYFISKQLKSSSTSGRPPLPPGPVPWPILGNIPHMGKMPHATLSNLAQTYGPLMCLKLGTQYLVVGSSPATAIELMKTLDRTFSARYVPKVVPADQEELNYSSIGWNDECSDCLIV, from the coding sequence ATGGTAGGAGACTACTATCTTTTGCTTCCAATCTTCCTCCTACCTTTGCTCTATTTCATCTCAAAGCAACTCAAATCTTCTTCTACATCGGGCAGACCACCACTTCCACCAGGTCCAGTTCCATGGCCTATCTTAGGCAACATTCCTCATATGGGAAAAATGCCTCATGCCACCCTCAGCAATCTTGCTCAAACATATGGACCCCTCATGTGTCTTAAACTAGGCACTCAATACTTGGTTGTGGGATCATCACCAGCTACTGCAATTGAACTCATGAAAACTCTTGATCGGACTTTTTCTGCCCGGTACGTTCCCAAGGTTGTCCCTGCTGATCAAGAAGAGCTGAATTATTCATCAATCGGATGGAACGACGAATGCAGTGACTGTCTAATAGTTTAG
- the LOC113781091 gene encoding premnaspirodiene oxygenase-like isoform X1 translates to MELPFNFIALFLLVAFISTLIKQRNGSKAAQKLPPSPWKLPLIGNLHHLIGCPPHHALRNLSEKHGPLMHFQLGEVSSIVVSSSRLAKELLKTHDLEFADRAEFLATKILCYDYGDVASAPYGDYWRQMRKICAQELLSPKSVRSFGCIRQDEALNLISSIKTLAGAGKIVNLKEKLASYTSSMVCRAAFGKVSKDDHKAFLQLVMEALPLSSAFEISDLFPSLKILHPFFSAKTKLMKVHHKMDVILDKIIDQHIDNLARTKMTMGESGHEDLTDVLLRVKESGDLQFPITKNNVKAVLFDMFLGGTETSSTTLEWAMSELMKNPNVMTKVQNEIRKAFTGKKTIEENETQQLQYLKLVIKETLRLHPPAPLSVPKQCREQCEIDGYSIPVKTRLFVNTWAIARDPEYWDDPESFKPERFENSSIDFTGNHFELLPFGSGRRICPGISFGIANVELPLTLLLYHFDWRLPNGLSPDDLDMIESVGIATTRKNDLCLLATLYDP, encoded by the exons ATGGAACTTCCCTTCAACTTCATTGCTCTCTTTCTTTTGGTAGCCTTCATTTCAACTTTAATCAAGCAAAGGAATGGATCCAAAGCAGCCCAAAAGCTGCCTCCATCTCCATGGAAGCTACCCTTAATTGGAAACTTGCATCATTTGATAGGTTGCCCACCCCATCATGCTCTCAGAAATTTATCTGAAAAACATGgacctctaatgcactttcagCTCGGTGAAGTTTCTTCAATTGTCGTATCATCGTCCCGTCTTGCAAAAGAGCTATTAAAAACTCATGATCTTGAATTTGCAGATCGAGCTGAATTTCTAGCAACCAAGATACTGTGCTATGACTATGGAGATGTTGCTTCTGCTCCATATGGTGACTACTGGAGACAAATGCGCAAAATTTGTGCACAGGAACTCCTGAGTCCAAAAAGTGTTCGATCGTTTGGTTGTATTCGTCAAGATGAGGCTTTGAACCTTATTTCATCGATCAAGACTCTGGCTGGTGCCGGAAAAATTGTCAATCTAAAAGAGAAACTGGCCTCATACACGAGCTCCATGGTTTGCAGAGCAGCATTTGGGAAAGTCAGCAAGGACGACCACAAAGCGTTCTTACAGTTAGTTATGGAAGCACTGCCCCTTTCAAGTGCTTTTGAAATATCTGATTTGTTTCCTTCCCTCAAGATTCTTCATCCCTTCTTTTCAGCCAAAACAAAGTTGATGAAGGTCCACCATAAGATGGATGTCATTTTGGACAAAATTATTGATCAACATATTGACAACCTAGCAAGAACAAAGATGACGATGGGCGAATCCGGCCACGAAGATCTAACTGATGTTCTACTAAGAGTTAAAGAAAGTGGTGACCTTCAATTTCCAATTACCAAAAACAATGTCAAAGCAGTCCTATTT GACATGTTTTTAGGGGGGACCGAAACTTCGTCCACTACATTGGAGTGGGCGATGTCCGAGCTGATGAAAAATCCAAATGTGATGACCAAGGTTCAGAATGAAATAAGGAAAGCTTTTACGGGAAAGAAGACCATTGAAGAAAATGAGACACAGCAGTTGCAATACTTAAAGCTAGTGATCAAAGAAACTTTGAGGTTACATCCTCCTGCCCCTTTATCAGTTCCCAAACAATGCAGGGAGCAATGTGAAATAGATGGATATAGCATCCCCGTGAAAACAAGGCTGTTTGTTAATACTTGGGCAATCGCAAGAGATCCTGAATATTGGGATGATCCAGAGAGTTTCAAGCCAGAGAGATTCGAAAACAGTTCAATTGATTTCACAGGAAATCACTTTGAACTTTTACCATTTGGTTCAGGAAGAAGGATTTGCCCGGGAATATCATTTGGTATAGCCAATGTTGAGCTTCCTTTAACTCTTTTGCTCTATCATTTTGACTGGAGGCTCCCAAATGGCCTGAGCCCTGATGACTTAGACATGATAGAGAGCGTTGGAATTGCTACAACTAGGAAAAATGACCTTTGCTTGCTGGCCACTCTATATGATCCTTAA
- the LOC113781746 gene encoding cis-abienol synthase, chloroplastic-like isoform X2: protein MLLSPGVTFTSLREHKIRNFRHASGNGFPERSMPRCCLDVSLKAEGSMAGIKEMFGRKINLSVSAYDTAWVAMVPSRDTPKVPCFPECLDWIMENQHQDGSWGLLPGHPLLVKDKLSCTIACVIALRKWRVGKQSVQRGLNFIGSHGWAATDTDQLCPIGFGILFPAMIKEAIELGLDVPLDPVLVDHMTINQTSVLESFIGKEAILASVAEGVGESCFWEAVKNQKRSNGSLVNSPSTTAAALLYHHDKQSYEYLCLVLKEYSSGVPVAHPTELYARLCMVDALQRLGVQRYFRHEMESVLKDADRHWQLKSEEIFLDITCCALGFRLLRTHGYEVSSDELARLVDQHKFSEASGMQFMSLVSILELHKASCLMMHESEVALEQIHTLTTSYLTQQLSNEGILDETLSKEVEYALKNENGTLDRIQSRQSIHLYREDKFDILKTSYRYPNLYSKDLLTFSLYDFNYCQAHHKAELRQLERWYKGNRLDQLKDTRQVLHTAYFLITADVFNPELTEARAAYAENIILGTIVDDLFDNFAPREELLNIIDLVKKWDEPSAGDYYSNRVEIFYSALYKTLNEIGAKVVMQQGRCIKNHLVSTWLKMLEGMMSELDWWEDGVTPTIDEYLAAACETINARVCILPTIFLLGIKLPDDIIDGKEYSSLLQHVSIVARLLNDLQTYKKELIESKPNCIQQLLLKDNGVISEEEALTKTKEMIETSRRKLLQMVLQTKGSSIPRVCKDVFWTTSKIAHFLYSFRDEFSSPKEMINHINQVIYEPLILPQNMG from the exons ATGTTGCTCAGCCCCGGAGTCACTTTCACATCCCTCCGTGAAcacaaaatcagaaatttcagaCATGCATCCGGCA ATGGATTCCCTGAAAGATCAATGCCCAGATGCTGCCTTGACGTTTCATTG AAAGCAGAAGGGTCAATGGCAGGGATTAAGGAAATGTTCGGGAGAAAGATTAATTTGTCAGTGTCTGCATATGACACAGCTTGGGTGGCAATGGTGCCTTCTCGGGACACCCCAAAAGTGCCCTGTTTCCCTGAATGTTTGGATTGGATCATGGAAAATCAGCACCAAGATGGTTCATGGGGTTTGCTTCCTGGACATCCATTACTGGTAAAAGACAAACTTTCTTGCACAATTGCATGCGTGATTGCTCTCAGAAAGTGGAGAGTTGGAAAGCAATCGGTACAAAGAG GCCTCAACTTTATTGGGTCACACGGTTGGGCTGCAACAGATACGGATCAGCTGTGTCCAATTGGATTTGGTATTCTGTTTCCTGCCATGATCAAGGAAGCAATAGAACTAGGCTTGGATGTGCCCCTAGATCCAGTTTTGGTAGATCATATGACTATAAACCAAACTTCAGTCCTTGAGAG TTTTATTGGTAAAGAGGCAATTTTGGCATCTGTTGCTGAAGGGGTTGGAGAATCATGTTTCTGGGAAGCGGTTAAGAACCAGAAAAGGAGTAATGGGTCGTTGGTCAATTCACCATCCACTACTGCTGCTGCTTTGCTTTACCATCATGATAAACAATCCTACGAGTACTTGTGCTTAGTCTTGAAAGAATATAGTAGTGGAG TTCCTGTAGCACATCCCACAGAACTTTATGCTCGTCTCTGCATGGTTGATGCACTTCAACGTTTAGGAGTACAGAGATATTTCAGGCATGAGATGGAAAGTGTTTTAAAAGATGCAGACAG GCATTGGCAGCTGAAGTCTGAAGAGATATTTTTGGACATCACCTGCTGTGCTTTGGGATTTCGACTTCTGCGGACACATGGTTACGAAGTTTCATCAG ATGAGTTAGCAAGACTTGTTGATCAACATAAATTCTCTGAGGCATCAGGCATGCAATTTATGAGTTTAGTTTCCATTCTTGAGCTTCATAAGGCCTCCTGCCTGATGATGCATGAGAGTGAAGTTGCTCTTGAACAAATACACACCTTGACAACCTCTTATCTGACGCAACAATTGTCCAATGAGGGTATTCTTGATGAAACATTAAGTAAGGAG GTGGAGTATGCACTCAAGAATGAAAATGGCACACTAGACCGCATACAAAGTAGGCAAAGCATACATCTCTACAGAGAAGATAAATTTGACATTCTCAAAACATCTTATAG GTACCCAAACTTATATAGTAAAGATTTGCTTACCTTCTCATTATATGATTTCAACTACTGTCAAGCCCACCACAAAGCAGAACTTCGACAGCTTGAGAG ATGGTACAAGGGAAACAGACTAGATCAATTGAAGGATACCAGACAAGTTCTACATACTGCTTATTTCCTTATTACAGCTGATGTTTTCAACCCAGAACTCACAGAAGCTCGAGCTGCATATGCTGAAAACATCATATTAGGAACTATcgtggatgatttatttgataattttgctcCCAGAGAGGAATTACTCAATATCATCGACTTGGTGAAGAA GTGGGATGAACCCTCAGCTGGTGATTACTACTCCAACCGAGTGGAAATCTTTTACTCGGCACTTTATAAGACATTAAATGAAATTGGAGCAAAAGTTGTGATGCAGCAAGGTcgatgcatcaagaatcatctagtTAGTACG TGGCTAAAAATGCTGGAGGGTATGATGAGTGAGCTAGATTGGTGGGAAGATGGGGTAACACCCACAATAGATGAATATTTAGCAGCTGCATGTGAAACTATCAATGCCAGGGTCTGTATTCTTCCAACAATATTTCTGCTTGGGATAAAGTTGCCAGATGACATAATAGACGGTAAAGAATACAGTAGTCTACTCCAGCATGTCAGTATTGTCGCTAGACTTCTTAATGATCTTCAAACCTACAAG AAGGAACTTATAGAAAGCAAACCAAACTGCATTCAACAGCTTCTACTTAAAGATAATGGGGTCATTAGCGAGGAAGAGGCTTTAACAAAGACGAAGGAAATGATAGAGACTAGTCGAAGAAAGCTGCTACAGATG GTTCTTCAAACCAAGGGAAGCTCAATTCCTAGAGTATGCAAGGATGTCTTCTGGACAACAAGCAAGATTGCTCATTTTCTATACTCTTTTAGGGATGAGTTCAGCTCCCCCAAGGAAATGATTAATCatataaatcaagtaatttacGAGCCTCTTATTCTTCCCCAGAACATGGGCTAA